A portion of the Lolium rigidum isolate FL_2022 chromosome 1, APGP_CSIRO_Lrig_0.1, whole genome shotgun sequence genome contains these proteins:
- the LOC124666405 gene encoding nucleophosmin-like has protein sequence MAPRGSSAMVVAVAVVVLSGLLLQAPPAAEAAGQKKPATAARREDVPYIRCQVCERIAREISAQVAAKQQALPPSKKVPEIEIIDIAENVCNLKKQEADWMLRIDIVEKGDKLELVDQDEEGHCNSECKTIERACQEVMGYADTDVAEFVYTNKPSLDQLIKFVCKDITKACAAAPPPVPKDRVPGEPFAAKPSKDAEMEKIMRSMEGIPGAPNMKMYSRDDLMKNNFGADEGGDDDEDDDEDEEDNFPKNLGKVLKNKGPQKKDLKQQVVKQIQDTGKKLKGHVSKVSKVVKKWWQGKKKPAKSGKTEL, from the exons ATGGCGCCGAGAGGAAGCAGCGccatggtggtggcggttgcCGTCGTGGTCCTGTCAGGCCTCCTCCTCCAGGCCCCACCTGCGGCAGAGGCGGCGGGGCAGAAGAAGCCGGCGACGGCCGCGAGGCGGGAGGACGTCCCGTACATCCGGTGCCAGGTCTGCGAGCGGATCGCGCGGGAGATCTCCGCGCAGGTCGCCGCCAAGCAGCAGGCGCTGCCGCCCTCCAAGAAG GTGCCGGAGATCGAGATCATCGACATCGCGGAGAATGTGTGCAACCTCAAGAAGCAGGAGGCGGACTGGATGCTCCGGATCGACATCGTGGAGAAAGGCGATAAGCTCGAG CTTGTGGACCAAGATGAGGAGGGACACTGCAATTCAGAATGCAAGACCATTGAGCGTGCATGCCAGGAG GTGATGGGTTATGCTGATACAGATGTTGCTGAATTTGTCTACACAAATAAGCCGTCACTTGATCAGCTGATAAAGTTTGTCTGCAAAGATATTACCAAAGCATGTGCTGCAGCTCCACCACCAGTTCCAAAA GATCGGGTCCCTGGAGAGCCCTTTGCTGCGAAACCATCAAAAGATGCTGAGATGGAGAAGATAATGAGATCAATGGAG GGCATCCCAGGTGCACCGAACATGAAGATGTACTCTAGAGACGATCTGATGAAGAACAACTTTGGTGCTGATGAAGgtggcgatgatgatgaagatgacgatgaagacgaggAGGATAACTTCCCCAAGAACTTG GGAAAAGTTCTAAAAAATAAGGGTCCACAAAAGAAAGATTTGAAGCAACAGGTTGTGAAACAGATCCAGGATACCGGCAAAAAATTGAAGGGCCATGTGAGCAAGGTGTCAAAAGTGGTAAAGAAATGGTGGCAAGGGAAGAAGAAGCCCGCAAAGTCTGGCAAAACTGAGCTATGA